In a single window of the Helicobacter felis ATCC 49179 genome:
- a CDS encoding glycosyltransferase family 25 protein: MVLPVYFISLKDHPRRKHCQSIIDNPPAQEGDLKLEFHLFDAIDKHSCYFKKDLGYSSLIENSYSSEWLKESEWFRGAHGRELLLEELGCYASHYMLWLRCIELNCPIVILEDDVVLKPHFYESLVHCMQSPFDFVRLFATFWEIKTKKSVIAHTGGTQVLPTDSRIEVILKEHFYLSALEVFAAAAYYLTPKAAKAFVSASLHFTEPVDNLLTLVHTHRIPNLTYIPLSVGFSKHHSISAISSDDPTNLRASANKSPKCLSTRFFNSVFFAVRRYYYYRLFLKRYAHLR, translated from the coding sequence ATGGTTTTGCCTGTTTATTTTATTTCTCTCAAAGACCATCCTAGGCGCAAACACTGCCAAAGCATCATTGACAATCCACCTGCTCAAGAGGGCGATCTTAAACTTGAATTCCATCTTTTTGATGCGATTGACAAACACAGTTGTTATTTTAAGAAGGATTTGGGTTATAGCAGTTTGATTGAAAATTCTTATTCCTCTGAGTGGCTTAAAGAGAGCGAATGGTTCAGAGGCGCACATGGAAGAGAATTATTGCTGGAAGAATTGGGTTGTTATGCGAGCCATTACATGTTATGGCTTAGGTGTATCGAGTTAAATTGTCCCATAGTCATTTTAGAAGACGATGTGGTGCTCAAGCCCCACTTTTATGAAAGTTTGGTGCATTGCATGCAAAGTCCCTTTGATTTTGTGCGTTTATTTGCTACTTTTTGGGAGATTAAAACTAAAAAATCAGTCATTGCACATACGGGTGGTACACAGGTGCTACCCACCGATTCTAGGATAGAAGTAATCTTAAAAGAGCATTTTTATCTCTCGGCCTTAGAAGTCTTTGCTGCTGCTGCCTACTATCTCACCCCAAAGGCGGCAAAAGCCTTTGTGAGTGCGAGTTTGCACTTCACTGAACCAGTCGATAATTTGCTCACCCTAGTGCATACCCATCGGATACCCAATTTGACTTATATTCCCTTGAGCGTGGGATTTAGCAAACACCATTCTATTTCAGCGATTTCTTCAGATGACCCCACAAATTTACGGGCAAGCGCTAACAAATCTCCCAAGTGTTTATCCACACGCTTTTTTAATTCTGTTTTCTTTGCAGTCCGCCGCTACTAC
- a CDS encoding phospholipase D-like domain-containing protein: MKLPYFLALFALFEAALAHSVYFLPKQNKEAENALLTGIENAKSTIDIALYSFTYKDLAKALRQASKRGVVVTLILDTSQNADNPQSVLTTLAKLYRVKVCLLSGLKSKRYNRYTQQYIGLMHNKMMIIDKTLLFTGSANWSTNSFHNNYETISVDDDPHILQQANDAFKDMTQKCPGFL; the protein is encoded by the coding sequence ATGAAACTGCCCTATTTTCTAGCCCTCTTTGCCTTGTTTGAGGCGGCACTAGCCCACTCCGTTTACTTCCTTCCTAAGCAAAACAAAGAGGCAGAAAACGCCCTACTGACGGGCATTGAAAACGCTAAATCGACAATCGACATCGCCCTCTACTCCTTCACCTACAAAGACCTAGCTAAAGCTCTACGCCAAGCTAGCAAGCGCGGAGTTGTGGTAACCCTCATCCTAGACACCAGCCAAAACGCAGACAACCCCCAAAGTGTGCTAACCACACTTGCCAAGCTCTACCGCGTAAAAGTCTGCTTACTCAGCGGACTAAAATCCAAACGCTATAACCGCTACACCCAGCAATACATAGGGCTCATGCACAACAAGATGATGATCATAGATAAAACCCTTCTCTTCACTGGCTCTGCTAACTGGAGCACAAATAGTTTTCACAACAACTACGAAACTATCTCCGTTGATGACGACCCGCACATCCTCCAACAAGCTAATGACGCTTTTAAGGACATGACTCAAAAATGCCCCGGGTTTTTGTAA
- a CDS encoding phosphoethanolamine transferase, producing MPVFQVLLNYSDVENKHIPWYLKENIGTILRAAGYTTFWLDNQDNWQDESTYANVYTLTSHSFDYTYWTNQGWKNHDQVLINTYNHEVKSKLRVKNFILFHLMGNHLIFNQRFPKSFAKFTPKDLPYTGLKVQNMADKQIVADYVNSLYYTDYILQEIFNLFKDKNALIVYLSDHGQSVYEDWHGYEHSCSKSGVEIPFVIYVTEKFKQKYPQKVKAIAQAINKPFMTDDLIHSLLPLMGIHTKDNIESKNLFSPTFDVKRKRVFCGSVYKP from the coding sequence ATGCCTGTTTTTCAAGTTCTTCTAAATTACTCGGATGTGGAAAACAAACACATTCCTTGGTATCTTAAAGAGAACATTGGCACAATCCTTAGGGCTGCTGGTTACACCACTTTTTGGCTAGATAATCAAGACAACTGGCAAGATGAGTCGACCTATGCCAATGTCTATACACTCACTTCTCATTCCTTTGATTACACATACTGGACCAACCAGGGTTGGAAAAATCATGATCAGGTTCTCATCAATACTTACAACCATGAAGTCAAATCCAAACTTAGAGTTAAAAACTTTATTTTATTTCACTTAATGGGCAACCATCTCATATTCAACCAGCGTTTCCCTAAGTCATTTGCTAAATTCACTCCAAAAGACCTTCCTTACACTGGCCTAAAGGTACAAAATATGGCAGATAAGCAAATCGTAGCCGATTATGTCAATTCACTTTATTACACCGATTACATTTTACAAGAAATCTTTAATCTCTTTAAAGATAAAAATGCCTTGATTGTCTATCTCTCAGACCATGGGCAAAGTGTTTATGAAGATTGGCATGGTTATGAGCATAGTTGTTCTAAAAGCGGCGTGGAGATTCCTTTTGTCATCTATGTTACGGAGAAATTTAAACAAAAGTATCCGCAGAAGGTTAAAGCCATCGCCCAAGCCATCAATAAGCCTTTCATGACTGATGATTTGATTCATAGTTTATTACCATTAATGGGCATCCACACTAAAGACAATATCGAAAGTAAAAATCTCTTCAGCCCCACTTTTGATGTGAAAAGAAAACGGGTGTTTTGTGGGAGCGTTTATAAACCTTAG